In Carassius gibelio isolate Cgi1373 ecotype wild population from Czech Republic chromosome B2, carGib1.2-hapl.c, whole genome shotgun sequence, a single genomic region encodes these proteins:
- the LOC127950783 gene encoding ras-responsive element-binding protein 1 isoform X1, with amino-acid sequence MEMESASPEQTVSSAVDAADVNEHLSEESSTHRPEPAEEADCDGKDKPEHRDDDDDDEGGVRTEEELSSINSMMSTVMNVGQIDGVDSEPTKISPRNSTKSPSVNRTGRRNQEVKDERLSFICPLCDKNCMTLHQLTMHIRQHNTDSGGTDHSCSICGKALSSASSLDRHMLVHSGERPYKCVICSQTFTTNGNMHRHMKIHEKDANSIPTPSSSPLIKRRRLPSKKKLSVEDEVEQAEEPPVKKVMLVQKSGENDSVKSEEEILHCPICFKTFNCKYDLETHMETHPDTTLRCSICCISFRTHRGLLRHNAAIHKQLPTDPSGQPFIQNNPSIPLGFGDLAFIDFSCQKFPQIAQVWCETNLRRCSSKFHKFVCEVCNKAFPLQQSLDLHKSSHKSSAGTSTEPQEHNADGVMDAPKVNSHSTDSKEVNELVPHVDRTSSDGKNFFLECLGLQHSSLAKPEKSEEQIQQEILDSIHFIHIEPPSTNLPQENSNNLGDSILEPVSLQAMNKNAALGLLSLQPLNSIVRSGMFVPISGQAAVELADIEQILKLAASVPPQMSLSMLAKGLGSPLQVDPKQIASLKQKPLITPRSSMGTSTPPPPVMSAQQASSGNISPSLPPQTGQQVRTARQSPASSSSSTSSSPTNWETTQLGPDVIGNTIISYETGKQEEFNGKRKESRGKKMAKTEYPCRFCKEVFSFLGGLQAHMRHHLGASPYQCTICSYAAPDKATLIRHFRTHSGERPYVCRLCHYPFTVKANCERHLRKKHMKNTRKDIEKNIEYVTTSSSASGVIGGTTLDLLDTAGAGNTSCRFCGEDLKSYRALQIHLRTHNGCQRKPFECKQCGAAFLAKRNCIHHLLKHHPDVPEREIEEHIKSLVPVGGDTTTQAIPPTSNGLINSTVPQNVGPYTGPVEDQDQPLDFSSKSQKTIASNVKIEVTTSPLFNDCSMEPIDLSIPKDPEKKKMTKEQPQSVSLNQQDIKKEQTLETTPGLLATLPVSISSLASALSSDLTKPFPRLKPLLPKPSSVSSTKMAPLASIVQMIETGIDGKNSVSAMDFNTLSEKKGTTKLDYIQNGSFGNTKKRGRKRPFQEEICDPRMPTGCGVDLESSGEFPSVEKMLATTDSNKFSPYLQPSQMEPMKEEKEKQSFNEEVKEGREDKPKKPSQNKGKKNAYSNSVQKMTCPYCPRLFPWASSLQRHMLTHTGSRPYFDSTAPHIRTQPRQRLWRNLLCQPAEGQKPYPCPQCESFFSTKSNCERHLLRKHGMSNRTLQNSGSRPRPKADEGSQGSTGTIESVSDTEPPVVRDIVDLSSVNPKQEERASSPEHAPEQTGQSAAEQTDSISDLNQTQPAEGNPEGVENNDDDSQSNNSLDMNLANKFVDFKLSGTEQHQPKSTAEPVSPPDEFPHTCASCKKTFRHAATLSRHQKTHIQEVQPENRGKKGRRQPAPQNPVPAPRKELDLEAKLEDDEKDENSSCVESGADEEEREVMSDDEEEEEAASSELRALEEEAETTGGKTDKRKKICAVCSKRFWSLQDLTRHMRSHTGERPYKCQTCHRTFTLKHSLVRHQRVHQKPTDEKGTDEAELIEEMDGARDDSELPEGKEVRCSSASQSEATAPIQSENECGKAGAPQEEESEGHVEEIQHPEDTSMAMNSAEEPQLDGAEQEEHQTVASVEAQSGCDPDLAKISIHSCTAAQDMTETPDQ; translated from the exons ATGG AAATGGAAAGTGCCTCCCCTGAGCAGACTGTCAGCAGTGCTGTTGATGCTGCTGATGTGAATGAACATTTGTCAGAAGAGTCCTCCACACATAGACCAGAACCAGCTGAAG AAGCAGACTGTGATGGAAAGGACAAACCAGAACatagagatgatgatgatgatgatgaaggtggaGTTAGAACCGAGGAGGAGCTGTCCTCCATCAACTCCATGATGAGCACTGTGATGAATGTGGGCCAGATCGATGGCGTTGATTCTGAGCCCACCAAAATATCTCCCAGAAATTCAACCAAATCACCATCTGTCAATCGTACTGGTAGAAGAAATCAG GAAGTCAAAGACGAACGCTTAAGCTTCATTTGCCCCCTGTGTGACAAAAACTGCATGACACTGCACCAGCTCACCATGCATATCAGACAG catAACACAGATAGTGGGGGAACTGACCACTCCTGCAGTATCTGTGGGAAGGCTTTGAGCTCAGCCAGTTCTCTGGACCGCCACATGCTGGTTCACAGTGGAGAGAGGCCATACAAGTGTGTGATATGTAGTCAGACTTTCACTACCAATGGAAACATGCACAG GCACATGAAAATTCATGAAAAGGATGCAAACAGTATTCCTACCCCTAGTTCTTCCCCACTAATCAAGCGCCGACGACTCCCTAGTAAGAAGAAGCTGAGTGTAGAGGATGAAGTGGAGCAGGCCGAGGAGCCGCcagttaaaaaa GTGATGTTAGTACAAAAGTCGGGAGAGAATGATTCTGTTAAGAGTGAGGAAGAGATCCTTCACTGCCCCATCTGCTTTAAGACATTCAACTGTAAATATGATCTGGAAACACACATGGAGACACATCCTGACACTACACTCAG GTGTAGCATTTGTTGCATTTCCTTTCGCACACATCGGGGTCTTCTCCGTCATAACGCCGCCATTCATAAGCAGCTCCCTACTGACCCCTCTGGACAACCCTTTATTCAGAATAACCCCTCCATCCCTCTGGGGTTTGGTGACTTGGCTTTTATTGACTTCAGCTGTCAAAAATTTCCCCAAATTGCACAG gtCTGGTGTGAGACTAATTTGCGCAGATGCTCTAGCAAGTTCCACAAATTTGTTTGTGAGGTCTGCAACAAGGCCTTCCCTCTTCAGCAGTCTCTGGATCTCCACAAATCCTCACATAAAAGTAGCGCAGGCACCAGCACTGAACCTCAGGAACATAACGCAGATGGTGTTATGGATGCACCCAAAGTTAACTCCCATTCCACGGATTCCAAGGAGGTCAATGAACTAGTACCACATGTTGATCGTACCAGTTCAGATGGAAAAAACTTTTTCTTGGAGTGCCTGGGTCTCCAACACTCTTCTTTGGCCAAGCCAGAGAAATCAGAAGAGCAAATTCAGCAGGAAATTTTAGACAGCATTCACTTTATTCATATTGAGCCACCTTCAACTAATCTACCTCAAGAAAACAGCAACAATCTCGGTGACTCAATTTTGGAACCCGTCTCTCTTCAAGCCATGAACAAGAATGCCGCCCTTGGCCTCCTGTCACTACAGCCACTCAATAGTATCGTCAGAAGTGGTATGTTTGTCCCAATAAGTGGTCAAGCTGCGGTGGAGCTAGCAGACATTGAACAAATCCTTAAGCTTGCAGCCTCTGTGCCACCTCAGATGTCTTTGTCTATGCTTGCCAAAGGTCTGGGCAGTCCTCTACAGGTGGACCCCAAACAGATTGCTTCTCTGAAGCAAAAGCCCTTAATCACTCCACGATCAAGTATGGGTACTTCCACACCCCCTCCTCCTGTCATGAGCGCCCAACAGGCCTCATCGGGCAACATCAGTCCTAGCCTTCCACCCCAAACAGGTCAACAAGTGAGAACTGCCAGACAATCACCAGCCTCCTCTTCATCCTCAACCTCTTCATCTCCTACCAACTGGGAGACTACTCAGCTGGGGCCAGATGTCATAGGAAACACGATTATTTCATATGAAACTGGAAAGCAAGAAGAGTTTAATGGCAAAAGGAAGGAATCAAGAGGCAAGAAGATGGCCAAGACCGAGTACCCTTGCCGGTTCTGCAAAGAAGTTTTTTCCTTCTTAGGCGGCCTCCAGGCTCATATGCGTCACCATCTGGGAGCGTCACCGTACCAGTGCACCATTTGTAGCTACGCCGCTCCTGACAAAGCAACACTGATTCGACATTTCAGAACACATAGCGGTGAGCGGCCATATGTCTGTCGCCTCTGTCACTACCCTTTCACTGTGAAGGCTAACTGTGAGCGTCATTTGCGCAAGAAACACATGAAAAACACTCGCAAAGACATCGAGAAAAACATTGAATATGTAACCACCTCCTCTAGTGCAAGTGGTGTAATCGGAGGCACCACACTAGACCTTCTTGATACGGCCGGTGCCGGTAACACATCTTGTCGATTTTGCGGGGAGGACCTTAAGAGCTACAGAGCACTTCAGATTCACCTGCGGACGCACAATGGATGTCAGCGGAAGCCATTTGAGTGTAAGCAATGTGGGGCAGCGTTTCTCGCTAAAAGGAACTGCATTCACCATTTGCTGAAGCACCACCCAGATGTTCCAGAGCGGGAAATTGAAGAACACATCAAAAGTCTTGTACCGGTTGGAGGAGACACCACCACTCAAGCCATCCCTCCAACCTCAAATGGGCTGATTAACAGCACCGTTCCTCAGAATGTAGGTCCCTACACTGGACCTGTTGAGGACCAAGACCAGCCTTTAGATTTCTCTAGCAAATCTCAAAAAACGATTGCTTCAAATGTTAAAATTGAAGTAACAACATCTCCTCTGTTTAACGACTGCTCTATGGAGCCCATTGATCTCTCGATACCTAAGGATCCTGAGAAGAAGAAAATGACGAAAGAACAACCTCAGAGTGTGTCCCTGAATCAACAAGACATCAAGAAAGAACAGACCCTGGAAACGACCCCTGGACTTCTCGCCACTCTCCCAGTCTCCATTTCTAGCCTGGCCTCTGCTCTATCCAGTGACCTTACTAAGCCTTTTCCTCGCTTGAAGCCATTGCTACCAAAACCATCTTCTGTTTCCAGTACTAAAATGGCACCGCTGGCCTCCATTGTCCAGATGATTGAAACAGGAATAGATGGCAAAAACAGTGTTAGTGCAATGGATTTTAATACACTAAGTGAGAAGAAGGGCACTACTAAACTGGATTACATTCAAAATGGCTCTTTTGGTAACACAAAGAAGAGAGGCAGGAAGAGACCGTTTCAGGAAGAGATCTGTGATCCAAGAATGCCGACAGGTTGTGGCGTTGACTTGGAGTCAAGTGGAGAGTTTCCCAGTGTGGAGAAAATGCTAGCTACCACAGactcaaataaattcagcccCTACTTACAACCCAGTCAGATGGAGCCAAtgaaggaagagaaagagaagcaATCTTTTAATGAGGAGGTAAAAGAGGGACGAGAGGATAAGCCAAAGAAACCTTCCCAAAACAAAGGAAAGAAGAACGCTTATTCCAATTCAGTGCAGAAAATGACCTGCCCATACTGTCCACGTCTGTTCCCTTGGGCCAGCTCATTGCAAAGGCATATGCTAACACACACAG GGTCTCGCCCCTATTTTGATAGCACCGCCCCACACATACGTACGCAACCCAGGCAACGATTATGGCGGAATCTGCTGTGCCAGCCGGCTGAAG GTCAGAAGCCATACCCTTGTCCTCAGTGTGAATCATTCTTCTCCACCAAGTCAAACTGTGAGCGCCACCTGCTCCGCAAACATGGAATGTCTAATCGGACTCTTCAAAACAGTGGATCTCGACCCAGACCTAAGGCTGACGAAGGATCCCAAGGAAGTACTGGCACTATTG AGAGTGTATCTGACACTGAACCTCCTGTAGTCAGAGATATTGTGGATCTGAGCTCTGTCAACCCCAAACAAGAGGAGAGAGCTTCATCTCCAGAACATGCACCAGAGCAAACAGGCCAATCAGCCGCTGAACAAACAGACAGCATCTCAGACCTAAACCAAACACAGCCCGCAGAGGGAAACCCTGAGGGAGTAGAAAATAATGACGATGACTCTCAAAGCAACAATAGTCTTGATATGAACCTCGCCAACAAGTTCGTAGACTTCAAGCTTTCTGGAACAGAGCAGCACCAGCCTAAATCAACTGCTGAACCGGTTTCTCCACCAGATGAGTTCCCACACACCTGTGCGTCCTGCAAGAAGACCTTTCGCCATGCAGCCACTCTCAGCCGGCACCAGAAAACTCACATTCAGGAGGTCCAGCCAGAGAATAGAGGCAAAAAAGGAAGACGCCAACCTGCTCCGCAAAACCCAGTCCCAGCACCCAGAAAGGAACTGGATCTGGAGGCCAAGTTAGAAGATGATGAAAAGGACGAGAACAGCAGCTGTGTGGAAAGTGGTGCTGATGAGGAGGAGAGGGAGGTGATGagtgatgatgaagaagaagaagaagctgcTTCCTCAGAGCTCAGGGCTTTGGAAGAGGAGGCCGAAACCACTGGAGGCAAAACCGACAAGAGGAAGAAGATCTGTGCTGTGTGCAGCAAACGCTTCTGGAGCCTGCAAGACTTGACCAGACACATGCGCTCACATACTG GTGAGCGACCTTATAAGTGCCAAACCTGTCACCGCACCTTCACCCTGAAGCACAGTCTGGTGAGGCATCAACGTGTCCACCAGAAACCCACAGACGAAAAAGGGACAGATGAGGCAGAATTGATTGAAGAAATGGATGGAGCAAGAGATGACAGCGAATTGCCGGAGGGAAAAGAGGTGAGGTGTTCATCTGCAAGTCAAAGTGAAGCAACAGCTCCAATCCAGAGTGAGAATGAATGCGGGAAAGCAGGAGCACCCCAAGAAGAAGAGAGTGAAGGACATGTGGAGGAAATTCAGCATCCTGAAGATACATCCATGGCGATGAATTCTGCTGAAGAACCTCAGCTGGATGGGGCTGAACAGGAGGAGCATCAAACAGTCGCCTCAGTAGAGGCCCAATCAGGCTGTGATCCAGATCTTGCAAAAATCAGTATCCATAGCTGTACAGCAGCTCAGGACATGACAGAGACACCCGATCAGTGA
- the LOC127950783 gene encoding ras-responsive element-binding protein 1 isoform X2, which yields MEMESASPEQTVSSAVDAADVNEHLSEESSTHRPEPAEEADCDGKDKPEHRDDDDDDEGGVRTEEELSSINSMMSTVMNVGQIDGVDSEPTKISPRNSTKSPSVNRTGRRNQEVKDERLSFICPLCDKNCMTLHQLTMHIRQHNTDSGGTDHSCSICGKALSSASSLDRHMLVHSGERPYKCVICSQTFTTNGNMHRHMKIHEKDANSIPTPSSSPLIKRRRLPSKKKLSVEDEVEQAEEPPVKKVMLVQKSGENDSVKSEEEILHCPICFKTFNCKYDLETHMETHPDTTLRCSICCISFRTHRGLLRHNAAIHKQLPTDPSGQPFIQNNPSIPLGFGDLAFIDFSCQKFPQIAQVWCETNLRRCSSKFHKFVCEVCNKAFPLQQSLDLHKSSHKSSAGTSTEPQEHNADGVMDAPKVNSHSTDSKEVNELVPHVDRTSSDGKNFFLECLGLQHSSLAKPEKSEEQIQQEILDSIHFIHIEPPSTNLPQENSNNLGDSILEPVSLQAMNKNAALGLLSLQPLNSIVRSGMFVPISGQAAVELADIEQILKLAASVPPQMSLSMLAKGLGSPLQVDPKQIASLKQKPLITPRSSMGTSTPPPPVMSAQQASSGNISPSLPPQTGQQVRTARQSPASSSSSTSSSPTNWETTQLGPDVIGNTIISYETGKQEEFNGKRKESRGKKMAKTEYPCRFCKEVFSFLGGLQAHMRHHLGASPYQCTICSYAAPDKATLIRHFRTHSGERPYVCRLCHYPFTVKANCERHLRKKHMKNTRKDIEKNIEYVTTSSSASGVIGGTTLDLLDTAGAGNTSCRFCGEDLKSYRALQIHLRTHNGCQRKPFECKQCGAAFLAKRNCIHHLLKHHPDVPEREIEEHIKSLVPVGGDTTTQAIPPTSNGLINSTVPQNVGPYTGPVEDQDQPLDFSSKSQKTIASNVKIEVTTSPLFNDCSMEPIDLSIPKDPEKKKMTKEQPQSVSLNQQDIKKEQTLETTPGLLATLPVSISSLASALSSDLTKPFPRLKPLLPKPSSVSSTKMAPLASIVQMIETGIDGKNSVSAMDFNTLSEKKGTTKLDYIQNGSFGNTKKRGRKRPFQEEICDPRMPTGCGVDLESSGEFPSVEKMLATTDSNKFSPYLQPSQMEPMKEEKEKQSFNEEVKEGREDKPKKPSQNKGKKNAYSNSVQKMTCPYCPRLFPWASSLQRHMLTHTGQKPYPCPQCESFFSTKSNCERHLLRKHGMSNRTLQNSGSRPRPKADEGSQGSTGTIESVSDTEPPVVRDIVDLSSVNPKQEERASSPEHAPEQTGQSAAEQTDSISDLNQTQPAEGNPEGVENNDDDSQSNNSLDMNLANKFVDFKLSGTEQHQPKSTAEPVSPPDEFPHTCASCKKTFRHAATLSRHQKTHIQEVQPENRGKKGRRQPAPQNPVPAPRKELDLEAKLEDDEKDENSSCVESGADEEEREVMSDDEEEEEAASSELRALEEEAETTGGKTDKRKKICAVCSKRFWSLQDLTRHMRSHTGERPYKCQTCHRTFTLKHSLVRHQRVHQKPTDEKGTDEAELIEEMDGARDDSELPEGKEVRCSSASQSEATAPIQSENECGKAGAPQEEESEGHVEEIQHPEDTSMAMNSAEEPQLDGAEQEEHQTVASVEAQSGCDPDLAKISIHSCTAAQDMTETPDQ from the exons ATGG AAATGGAAAGTGCCTCCCCTGAGCAGACTGTCAGCAGTGCTGTTGATGCTGCTGATGTGAATGAACATTTGTCAGAAGAGTCCTCCACACATAGACCAGAACCAGCTGAAG AAGCAGACTGTGATGGAAAGGACAAACCAGAACatagagatgatgatgatgatgatgaaggtggaGTTAGAACCGAGGAGGAGCTGTCCTCCATCAACTCCATGATGAGCACTGTGATGAATGTGGGCCAGATCGATGGCGTTGATTCTGAGCCCACCAAAATATCTCCCAGAAATTCAACCAAATCACCATCTGTCAATCGTACTGGTAGAAGAAATCAG GAAGTCAAAGACGAACGCTTAAGCTTCATTTGCCCCCTGTGTGACAAAAACTGCATGACACTGCACCAGCTCACCATGCATATCAGACAG catAACACAGATAGTGGGGGAACTGACCACTCCTGCAGTATCTGTGGGAAGGCTTTGAGCTCAGCCAGTTCTCTGGACCGCCACATGCTGGTTCACAGTGGAGAGAGGCCATACAAGTGTGTGATATGTAGTCAGACTTTCACTACCAATGGAAACATGCACAG GCACATGAAAATTCATGAAAAGGATGCAAACAGTATTCCTACCCCTAGTTCTTCCCCACTAATCAAGCGCCGACGACTCCCTAGTAAGAAGAAGCTGAGTGTAGAGGATGAAGTGGAGCAGGCCGAGGAGCCGCcagttaaaaaa GTGATGTTAGTACAAAAGTCGGGAGAGAATGATTCTGTTAAGAGTGAGGAAGAGATCCTTCACTGCCCCATCTGCTTTAAGACATTCAACTGTAAATATGATCTGGAAACACACATGGAGACACATCCTGACACTACACTCAG GTGTAGCATTTGTTGCATTTCCTTTCGCACACATCGGGGTCTTCTCCGTCATAACGCCGCCATTCATAAGCAGCTCCCTACTGACCCCTCTGGACAACCCTTTATTCAGAATAACCCCTCCATCCCTCTGGGGTTTGGTGACTTGGCTTTTATTGACTTCAGCTGTCAAAAATTTCCCCAAATTGCACAG gtCTGGTGTGAGACTAATTTGCGCAGATGCTCTAGCAAGTTCCACAAATTTGTTTGTGAGGTCTGCAACAAGGCCTTCCCTCTTCAGCAGTCTCTGGATCTCCACAAATCCTCACATAAAAGTAGCGCAGGCACCAGCACTGAACCTCAGGAACATAACGCAGATGGTGTTATGGATGCACCCAAAGTTAACTCCCATTCCACGGATTCCAAGGAGGTCAATGAACTAGTACCACATGTTGATCGTACCAGTTCAGATGGAAAAAACTTTTTCTTGGAGTGCCTGGGTCTCCAACACTCTTCTTTGGCCAAGCCAGAGAAATCAGAAGAGCAAATTCAGCAGGAAATTTTAGACAGCATTCACTTTATTCATATTGAGCCACCTTCAACTAATCTACCTCAAGAAAACAGCAACAATCTCGGTGACTCAATTTTGGAACCCGTCTCTCTTCAAGCCATGAACAAGAATGCCGCCCTTGGCCTCCTGTCACTACAGCCACTCAATAGTATCGTCAGAAGTGGTATGTTTGTCCCAATAAGTGGTCAAGCTGCGGTGGAGCTAGCAGACATTGAACAAATCCTTAAGCTTGCAGCCTCTGTGCCACCTCAGATGTCTTTGTCTATGCTTGCCAAAGGTCTGGGCAGTCCTCTACAGGTGGACCCCAAACAGATTGCTTCTCTGAAGCAAAAGCCCTTAATCACTCCACGATCAAGTATGGGTACTTCCACACCCCCTCCTCCTGTCATGAGCGCCCAACAGGCCTCATCGGGCAACATCAGTCCTAGCCTTCCACCCCAAACAGGTCAACAAGTGAGAACTGCCAGACAATCACCAGCCTCCTCTTCATCCTCAACCTCTTCATCTCCTACCAACTGGGAGACTACTCAGCTGGGGCCAGATGTCATAGGAAACACGATTATTTCATATGAAACTGGAAAGCAAGAAGAGTTTAATGGCAAAAGGAAGGAATCAAGAGGCAAGAAGATGGCCAAGACCGAGTACCCTTGCCGGTTCTGCAAAGAAGTTTTTTCCTTCTTAGGCGGCCTCCAGGCTCATATGCGTCACCATCTGGGAGCGTCACCGTACCAGTGCACCATTTGTAGCTACGCCGCTCCTGACAAAGCAACACTGATTCGACATTTCAGAACACATAGCGGTGAGCGGCCATATGTCTGTCGCCTCTGTCACTACCCTTTCACTGTGAAGGCTAACTGTGAGCGTCATTTGCGCAAGAAACACATGAAAAACACTCGCAAAGACATCGAGAAAAACATTGAATATGTAACCACCTCCTCTAGTGCAAGTGGTGTAATCGGAGGCACCACACTAGACCTTCTTGATACGGCCGGTGCCGGTAACACATCTTGTCGATTTTGCGGGGAGGACCTTAAGAGCTACAGAGCACTTCAGATTCACCTGCGGACGCACAATGGATGTCAGCGGAAGCCATTTGAGTGTAAGCAATGTGGGGCAGCGTTTCTCGCTAAAAGGAACTGCATTCACCATTTGCTGAAGCACCACCCAGATGTTCCAGAGCGGGAAATTGAAGAACACATCAAAAGTCTTGTACCGGTTGGAGGAGACACCACCACTCAAGCCATCCCTCCAACCTCAAATGGGCTGATTAACAGCACCGTTCCTCAGAATGTAGGTCCCTACACTGGACCTGTTGAGGACCAAGACCAGCCTTTAGATTTCTCTAGCAAATCTCAAAAAACGATTGCTTCAAATGTTAAAATTGAAGTAACAACATCTCCTCTGTTTAACGACTGCTCTATGGAGCCCATTGATCTCTCGATACCTAAGGATCCTGAGAAGAAGAAAATGACGAAAGAACAACCTCAGAGTGTGTCCCTGAATCAACAAGACATCAAGAAAGAACAGACCCTGGAAACGACCCCTGGACTTCTCGCCACTCTCCCAGTCTCCATTTCTAGCCTGGCCTCTGCTCTATCCAGTGACCTTACTAAGCCTTTTCCTCGCTTGAAGCCATTGCTACCAAAACCATCTTCTGTTTCCAGTACTAAAATGGCACCGCTGGCCTCCATTGTCCAGATGATTGAAACAGGAATAGATGGCAAAAACAGTGTTAGTGCAATGGATTTTAATACACTAAGTGAGAAGAAGGGCACTACTAAACTGGATTACATTCAAAATGGCTCTTTTGGTAACACAAAGAAGAGAGGCAGGAAGAGACCGTTTCAGGAAGAGATCTGTGATCCAAGAATGCCGACAGGTTGTGGCGTTGACTTGGAGTCAAGTGGAGAGTTTCCCAGTGTGGAGAAAATGCTAGCTACCACAGactcaaataaattcagcccCTACTTACAACCCAGTCAGATGGAGCCAAtgaaggaagagaaagagaagcaATCTTTTAATGAGGAGGTAAAAGAGGGACGAGAGGATAAGCCAAAGAAACCTTCCCAAAACAAAGGAAAGAAGAACGCTTATTCCAATTCAGTGCAGAAAATGACCTGCCCATACTGTCCACGTCTGTTCCCTTGGGCCAGCTCATTGCAAAGGCATATGCTAACACACACAG GTCAGAAGCCATACCCTTGTCCTCAGTGTGAATCATTCTTCTCCACCAAGTCAAACTGTGAGCGCCACCTGCTCCGCAAACATGGAATGTCTAATCGGACTCTTCAAAACAGTGGATCTCGACCCAGACCTAAGGCTGACGAAGGATCCCAAGGAAGTACTGGCACTATTG AGAGTGTATCTGACACTGAACCTCCTGTAGTCAGAGATATTGTGGATCTGAGCTCTGTCAACCCCAAACAAGAGGAGAGAGCTTCATCTCCAGAACATGCACCAGAGCAAACAGGCCAATCAGCCGCTGAACAAACAGACAGCATCTCAGACCTAAACCAAACACAGCCCGCAGAGGGAAACCCTGAGGGAGTAGAAAATAATGACGATGACTCTCAAAGCAACAATAGTCTTGATATGAACCTCGCCAACAAGTTCGTAGACTTCAAGCTTTCTGGAACAGAGCAGCACCAGCCTAAATCAACTGCTGAACCGGTTTCTCCACCAGATGAGTTCCCACACACCTGTGCGTCCTGCAAGAAGACCTTTCGCCATGCAGCCACTCTCAGCCGGCACCAGAAAACTCACATTCAGGAGGTCCAGCCAGAGAATAGAGGCAAAAAAGGAAGACGCCAACCTGCTCCGCAAAACCCAGTCCCAGCACCCAGAAAGGAACTGGATCTGGAGGCCAAGTTAGAAGATGATGAAAAGGACGAGAACAGCAGCTGTGTGGAAAGTGGTGCTGATGAGGAGGAGAGGGAGGTGATGagtgatgatgaagaagaagaagaagctgcTTCCTCAGAGCTCAGGGCTTTGGAAGAGGAGGCCGAAACCACTGGAGGCAAAACCGACAAGAGGAAGAAGATCTGTGCTGTGTGCAGCAAACGCTTCTGGAGCCTGCAAGACTTGACCAGACACATGCGCTCACATACTG GTGAGCGACCTTATAAGTGCCAAACCTGTCACCGCACCTTCACCCTGAAGCACAGTCTGGTGAGGCATCAACGTGTCCACCAGAAACCCACAGACGAAAAAGGGACAGATGAGGCAGAATTGATTGAAGAAATGGATGGAGCAAGAGATGACAGCGAATTGCCGGAGGGAAAAGAGGTGAGGTGTTCATCTGCAAGTCAAAGTGAAGCAACAGCTCCAATCCAGAGTGAGAATGAATGCGGGAAAGCAGGAGCACCCCAAGAAGAAGAGAGTGAAGGACATGTGGAGGAAATTCAGCATCCTGAAGATACATCCATGGCGATGAATTCTGCTGAAGAACCTCAGCTGGATGGGGCTGAACAGGAGGAGCATCAAACAGTCGCCTCAGTAGAGGCCCAATCAGGCTGTGATCCAGATCTTGCAAAAATCAGTATCCATAGCTGTACAGCAGCTCAGGACATGACAGAGACACCCGATCAGTGA